In the genome of Amia ocellicauda isolate fAmiCal2 chromosome 3, fAmiCal2.hap1, whole genome shotgun sequence, one region contains:
- the LOC136740573 gene encoding cytochrome c oxidase subunit NDUFA4: MFRTIFVHAKKHPSLIPLFAFIGAGAAGATLYLARLALRNPDVSWDRKNNPEPWNKLGPQEQYKFFAVNMDYSKLKKNGPDF, from the exons atgtTCCGCACGATCTTTGTGCACGCCAAAAAGCACCCCAGC TTGATCCCCCTGTTTGCATTCATCGGCGCTGGAGCTGCAGGGGCCACCTTGTACCTGGCACGACTGGCCCTCCGTAACCCTGATGTGAG CTGGGATCGCAAGAACAACCCCGAGCCCTGGAACAAACTGGGCCCCCAGGAGCAGTACAAG TTCTTTGCTGTGAACATGGACTACAGTAAACTGAAGAAGAATGGGCCTGACTTCTAA